The following coding sequences lie in one Glycine max cultivar Williams 82 chromosome 19, Glycine_max_v4.0, whole genome shotgun sequence genomic window:
- the LOC100815554 gene encoding receptor-like serine/threonine-protein kinase ALE2 isoform X2 — MTAGGCSAGISPPAGHSSKPLLSPDDALRWCRVRRERMPVSVVFLLALLNLLFSCQVKSISLSVSFASSERAKMWLVKPSSGPSSAPVPSPSYHGPHVTPRPRHHYHHRHHHSMRPYVAAPPPSKDQACDQTCTDPLTSSPFGSPCGCVFPMKIRLTLDVAPYAVFPVMTELENEIALGTYLEQSQVKIMGATADSQNQGRTIVDINLVPLGEKFDNTTAALTYERFWHKKVPLNRSLFGDYAVVYIIYPGMPSSPPYGSLTGSSPSQSVDGILPVSANFVSKNQKMNLRTIIIIALSSFVLLLVLVGAFSIILKWRKTGRPSSAVGPAFTSSLNKRSGLGSMLSSSITSSTSISLMSTMATSLLSVKTFSLSELEKATDKFSSKRVLGEGGFGRVYSGTLEDGAEIAVKMLTRDNHQNGDREFIAEVEMLSRLHHRNLVKLIGICIEGRRRCLVYELVRNGSVESHLHGDDKIKGMLDWEARMKIALGAARGLAYLHEDSNPRVIHRDFKASNVLLEDDFTPKVSDFGLAREATEGSNHISTRVMGTFGYVAPEYAMTGHLLVKSDVYSYGVVLLELLTGRKPVDMSQPQGQENLVTWARPMLTSREGVEQLVDPSLAGSYNFDDMAKVAAIASMCVHSEVTQRPFMGEVVQALKLIYNDTDETCGDYCSQKDSSAQESDFRGDLAPSDSSWWNAGGLTPRITYGQASSFITMEYSSGPLEEMENRPFSTSSLIGDEISLPIRHGNRSGPLRTVRNKLSLYRFTGSRSEHGGPSSKPNWNDGYWV; from the exons ATGACCGCCGGCGGCTGCTCTGCCGGAATTTCGCCACCTGCCGGTCACTCCTCAAAGCCTCTTCTCTCTCCTGACGATGCTCTTCGCTGGTGTCGTGTTCGGCGAGAGAGAATGCCGGTGTCCGTCGTCTTCCTCCTCGCTCTTCTCAACTTGCTTTTCTCTTGCCAAG TGAAGTCTATTTCTCTGAGTGTGTCATTTGCTTCATCTGAACGGGCTAAAATGTGGCTTGTGAAACCTTCTTCTGGACCATCTTCTGCACCCGTGCCATCTCCATCTTATCATG GTCCTCATGTGACTCCAAGACCAAgacatcattatcatcaccGTCACCATCACAGCATGAGGCCTTATGTAGCAGCTCCACCCCCTTCAAAAGATCAAG CTTGTGACCAAACCTGTACTGATCCGCTCACATCAAGTCCCTTTGGTTCACCTTGTGGTTGTGTATTTCCCATGAAAATCAGACTTACACTGGATGTAGCTCCTTATGCTGTTTTTCCGGTAATGACTGAGTTAGAGAATGAAATTGCATTAGGCACATATTTAGAGCAGAGTCAGGTGAAGATAATGGGTGCCACTGCTGACAGTCAAAATCAGGGAAGAACTATTGTTGATATTAACTTGGTTCCACTGGGAGAGAAATTTGACAATACAACTGCAGCTCTTACATATGAGAGGTTTTGGCACAAGAAAGTTCCTCTAAATAGGAGCCTTTTTGGCGATTATGCTGTTGTGTACATTATTTATCCAG GAATGCCATCATCGCCACCATATGGATCTTTAACTGGGAGCAGTCCTAGTCAAAGTGTTGATGGTATTCTGCCAGTCAGTGCCAACTTTGTCAGCAAGAACCAGAAAATGAATCTCAGGACCATAATCATCATTGCTTTATCTTCCTTTGTACTCTTGCTGGTTTTGGTGGGagcattttcaattattttgaaatggaGGAAGACTGGGAGACCCTCAAGTGCTGTTGGCCCTGCATTCACATCATCTCTAAACAAGAGATCAG GCTTGGGGTCTATGTTGTCAAGTAGTATTACAAGCTCGACATCAATTTCACTTATGTCCACAATGGCTACTTCCCTTCTCTCTGTTAAAACATTTTCACTTTCTGAGCTTGAGAAAGCAACAGATAAGTTTAGTTCAAAGAGAGTTCTAGGTGAAGGAGGATTTGGACGTGTTTATAGTGGGACATTGGAAGATGGGGCTGAAATTGCAGTTAAGATGCTAACAAGGGATAATCATCAGAATGGAGACCGTGAATTTATTGCAGAGGTTGAAATGCTAAGCCGTCTGCATCACCGTAACCTAGTGAAACTGATTGGTATATGCATTGAAGGGCGCAGGCGTTGCTTGGTGTATGAGCTTGTTCGCAATGGCAGTGTTGAGTCCCATCTGCATG GTGACGACAAGATAAAGGGAATGCTAGATTGGGAAGCAAGGATGAAGATTGCCCTAGGAGCTGCAAGAGGACTGGCCTATCTTCACGAGGATTCCAATCCCCGTGTTATTCACCGTGACTTCAAAGCTAGCAATGTGTTACTAGAAGATGACTTTACTCCCAAAGTTTCTGATTTTGGCTTGGCAAGAGAAGCAACTGAAGGAAGTAATCATATTTCAACGCGGGTGATGGGAACTTTTGG GTATGTTGCCCCAGAATATGCGATGACAGGCCATTTACTCGTCAAAAGTGATGTTTATAGTTATGGTGTTGTGCTGCTTGAACTTCTCACAGGCAGAAAGCCAGTGGATATGTCTCAACCTCAGGGACAGGAGAATCTTGTAACTTGGGCGCGGCCAATGTTGACGAGTAGAGAAGGTGTAGAACAGCTGGTGGATCCATCTTTGGCTGGAAGTTACAACTTTGATGACATGGCAAAGGTTGCTGCTATCGCTTCAATGTGTGTTCACTCAGAGGTTACACAGAGACCTTTTATGGGTGAAGTTGTGCAGGCTCTCAAGTTAATATACAACGATACAGATGAGACTTGTGGAGATTATTGTAGTCAGAAGGATTCCTCTGCTCAGGAATCTGATTTTAGAGGTGACCTTGCCCCTTCTGATAGCAGTTGGTGGAATGCGGGAGGGCTAACCCCTCGAATAACTTACGGGCAAGCTTCTTCCTTCATCACTATGGAATACAGTTCCGGTCCACTTGAAGAAATGGAGAACAGACCCTTTTCAACTTCAAGCTTGATTGGGGATGAAATATCTTTACCGATTAGGCATGGGAATAGATCAGGGCCCTTAAGAACAGTCCGAAACAAGCTGTCCTTATATAGATTTACAGGAAGTCGGAGTGAGCATGGAGGACCTTCTTCCAAGCCCAATTGGAACGATGGTTACTGGGTTTAA
- the LOC100815554 gene encoding receptor-like serine/threonine-protein kinase ALE2 isoform X1, with the protein MTAGGCSAGISPPAGHSSKPLLSPDDALRWCRVRRERMPVSVVFLLALLNLLFSCQGSLHAVKSISLSVSFASSERAKMWLVKPSSGPSSAPVPSPSYHGPHVTPRPRHHYHHRHHHSMRPYVAAPPPSKDQACDQTCTDPLTSSPFGSPCGCVFPMKIRLTLDVAPYAVFPVMTELENEIALGTYLEQSQVKIMGATADSQNQGRTIVDINLVPLGEKFDNTTAALTYERFWHKKVPLNRSLFGDYAVVYIIYPGMPSSPPYGSLTGSSPSQSVDGILPVSANFVSKNQKMNLRTIIIIALSSFVLLLVLVGAFSIILKWRKTGRPSSAVGPAFTSSLNKRSGLGSMLSSSITSSTSISLMSTMATSLLSVKTFSLSELEKATDKFSSKRVLGEGGFGRVYSGTLEDGAEIAVKMLTRDNHQNGDREFIAEVEMLSRLHHRNLVKLIGICIEGRRRCLVYELVRNGSVESHLHGDDKIKGMLDWEARMKIALGAARGLAYLHEDSNPRVIHRDFKASNVLLEDDFTPKVSDFGLAREATEGSNHISTRVMGTFGYVAPEYAMTGHLLVKSDVYSYGVVLLELLTGRKPVDMSQPQGQENLVTWARPMLTSREGVEQLVDPSLAGSYNFDDMAKVAAIASMCVHSEVTQRPFMGEVVQALKLIYNDTDETCGDYCSQKDSSAQESDFRGDLAPSDSSWWNAGGLTPRITYGQASSFITMEYSSGPLEEMENRPFSTSSLIGDEISLPIRHGNRSGPLRTVRNKLSLYRFTGSRSEHGGPSSKPNWNDGYWV; encoded by the exons ATGACCGCCGGCGGCTGCTCTGCCGGAATTTCGCCACCTGCCGGTCACTCCTCAAAGCCTCTTCTCTCTCCTGACGATGCTCTTCGCTGGTGTCGTGTTCGGCGAGAGAGAATGCCGGTGTCCGTCGTCTTCCTCCTCGCTCTTCTCAACTTGCTTTTCTCTTGCCAAG GTTCTTTGCATGCAGTGAAGTCTATTTCTCTGAGTGTGTCATTTGCTTCATCTGAACGGGCTAAAATGTGGCTTGTGAAACCTTCTTCTGGACCATCTTCTGCACCCGTGCCATCTCCATCTTATCATG GTCCTCATGTGACTCCAAGACCAAgacatcattatcatcaccGTCACCATCACAGCATGAGGCCTTATGTAGCAGCTCCACCCCCTTCAAAAGATCAAG CTTGTGACCAAACCTGTACTGATCCGCTCACATCAAGTCCCTTTGGTTCACCTTGTGGTTGTGTATTTCCCATGAAAATCAGACTTACACTGGATGTAGCTCCTTATGCTGTTTTTCCGGTAATGACTGAGTTAGAGAATGAAATTGCATTAGGCACATATTTAGAGCAGAGTCAGGTGAAGATAATGGGTGCCACTGCTGACAGTCAAAATCAGGGAAGAACTATTGTTGATATTAACTTGGTTCCACTGGGAGAGAAATTTGACAATACAACTGCAGCTCTTACATATGAGAGGTTTTGGCACAAGAAAGTTCCTCTAAATAGGAGCCTTTTTGGCGATTATGCTGTTGTGTACATTATTTATCCAG GAATGCCATCATCGCCACCATATGGATCTTTAACTGGGAGCAGTCCTAGTCAAAGTGTTGATGGTATTCTGCCAGTCAGTGCCAACTTTGTCAGCAAGAACCAGAAAATGAATCTCAGGACCATAATCATCATTGCTTTATCTTCCTTTGTACTCTTGCTGGTTTTGGTGGGagcattttcaattattttgaaatggaGGAAGACTGGGAGACCCTCAAGTGCTGTTGGCCCTGCATTCACATCATCTCTAAACAAGAGATCAG GCTTGGGGTCTATGTTGTCAAGTAGTATTACAAGCTCGACATCAATTTCACTTATGTCCACAATGGCTACTTCCCTTCTCTCTGTTAAAACATTTTCACTTTCTGAGCTTGAGAAAGCAACAGATAAGTTTAGTTCAAAGAGAGTTCTAGGTGAAGGAGGATTTGGACGTGTTTATAGTGGGACATTGGAAGATGGGGCTGAAATTGCAGTTAAGATGCTAACAAGGGATAATCATCAGAATGGAGACCGTGAATTTATTGCAGAGGTTGAAATGCTAAGCCGTCTGCATCACCGTAACCTAGTGAAACTGATTGGTATATGCATTGAAGGGCGCAGGCGTTGCTTGGTGTATGAGCTTGTTCGCAATGGCAGTGTTGAGTCCCATCTGCATG GTGACGACAAGATAAAGGGAATGCTAGATTGGGAAGCAAGGATGAAGATTGCCCTAGGAGCTGCAAGAGGACTGGCCTATCTTCACGAGGATTCCAATCCCCGTGTTATTCACCGTGACTTCAAAGCTAGCAATGTGTTACTAGAAGATGACTTTACTCCCAAAGTTTCTGATTTTGGCTTGGCAAGAGAAGCAACTGAAGGAAGTAATCATATTTCAACGCGGGTGATGGGAACTTTTGG GTATGTTGCCCCAGAATATGCGATGACAGGCCATTTACTCGTCAAAAGTGATGTTTATAGTTATGGTGTTGTGCTGCTTGAACTTCTCACAGGCAGAAAGCCAGTGGATATGTCTCAACCTCAGGGACAGGAGAATCTTGTAACTTGGGCGCGGCCAATGTTGACGAGTAGAGAAGGTGTAGAACAGCTGGTGGATCCATCTTTGGCTGGAAGTTACAACTTTGATGACATGGCAAAGGTTGCTGCTATCGCTTCAATGTGTGTTCACTCAGAGGTTACACAGAGACCTTTTATGGGTGAAGTTGTGCAGGCTCTCAAGTTAATATACAACGATACAGATGAGACTTGTGGAGATTATTGTAGTCAGAAGGATTCCTCTGCTCAGGAATCTGATTTTAGAGGTGACCTTGCCCCTTCTGATAGCAGTTGGTGGAATGCGGGAGGGCTAACCCCTCGAATAACTTACGGGCAAGCTTCTTCCTTCATCACTATGGAATACAGTTCCGGTCCACTTGAAGAAATGGAGAACAGACCCTTTTCAACTTCAAGCTTGATTGGGGATGAAATATCTTTACCGATTAGGCATGGGAATAGATCAGGGCCCTTAAGAACAGTCCGAAACAAGCTGTCCTTATATAGATTTACAGGAAGTCGGAGTGAGCATGGAGGACCTTCTTCCAAGCCCAATTGGAACGATGGTTACTGGGTTTAA